GCCGGCTTGCTCAGCTGGAGCGGCTGGCAGCCTGGCACCAGGGGCAACGGCGAGCCGATCCTGCCGCAACGCAACTTTGTCGACGAACAGCTGCGCGTGCGGCTGGCGGATGGCCAGGCCTACGCCTGGCGCGACACCCAGCCGCGGCTGACTCTGGTGGCGCTGGCTGGCCCCGAGTGCGCCGCGCGCTGCCTGGCCACGCTGACCAGCATGGCCGCCGCGCGAGTCACGCTGAACCGCAACCAGTCGCGCCTGCGCCTGCTCTACCTGGGCACGCCGCCTGTGGATGACGCGCGCGATGGCATGCGCAACTACTGGCAGCTCGGCACCGACATCGACGGCAAGCTGGCCGGGTTCCGCCCGGACGCGCCGGACAGCGTGAGCGCGCTGCTGGTGGAATCCAACGGCACCGCGTTGTCGCTGTATCGCGCCGGCTTCGATCCGAGCGGCTTGCGCAAGGACCTGCAGAAGGTGATCAAGTGATGTCGTCGCGCTCGCTGCGTTGGTTGCGCTGGCTGGCACTGTTCGCGGCAGTGTTCGCGTTTGGACTGGTGATGTTTGGCGCCTTCGTGCGGCTGTCCAATGCCGGCCTGTCCTGCCCGGACTGGCCGACCTGCTACGGCCAGGTGACCTGGCCGCAGCATGCGCAGGCGGTGGCGCATGCCGACGCGGCGTTCCCGGATCGCCCGTACGAGGCGCACAAGGCCTGGCGCGAGCAGGTGCACCGCTTCCTCGCCGGCACGCTCGGCGTGCTGGTGCTGCTGCTGGCGTTGCTGGCGAGCTGGCGGCGTCGCGATGCGCTGCTGGCGGTACTCGCCGGCGCCGTATTCGCCGCGTTCGGCGTGGGCCTGTACATGCGCGGCGAACACCTGTGGTCGTCGCTGCTGGCGGCCTGCGCGATCGCGCTGCCGCTGATCGCCGCGATCCGCCTGCCGCGGCCCGGCGCCTGGAAGATCTGCGTGCTGGCGCTGGCGGTGATCATCTTCCAGGCGATGCTCGGCATGTGGACGGTGACCTTGCTGCTCAAGCCCATCGTGGTGATGGGCCACCTGCTCGGCGGCATGGCCACGTTCGCGCTGCTGGCCTACGCCGCGCTGCGTTTCGCCGGCGTGGCGGCAGCGGGCGATGGCCTTGCCGACCTGCGCCGGCTGGTGGCCGTCGGCATCGTGCTGCTGCTGTGCCAGATCGCGCTGGGCGGCTGGACCTCGGCGAATTACGCCGCGCTGGCCTGCGGCTACGGCCCGGGCTCGTTCCCCGAGTGCCTCGGCCAGTGGGCGCCGCCCGCCGATTTCCGCGAGGGCTTCGTGTTGTGGCGCGGCATCGGCGTGAACTACGAGGGTGGCGTGCTCGACATGGCCGCGCGCAGCGCGATCCAGATCGCGCATCGGCTGGGCGCGCTGGTGGTGTTCTGCTACCTCGGCTGGCTGGCGGTTCGCACGGCGCGGCATGGCCTGCGCGCGCTGGGCTTGGCGATCGCGCTGGCGCTGGCGGCCCAAGTGCTGCTGGGCATCAGCAACGTGTACTTCGGCCTGCCGCTGGCGGTGGCGACCGCACACAATGGGATAGCGGCCCTGCTGCTGTTCACCCTGTTGGCCACGCTGGCGCGCACGCAGCGGCGGCATGACGCGTCGATGTTCCTGTCGTTGGGGCGAGCGTGAAGATGAGCGTTTTCCATGAGTACCTGCAACTGACCAAGCCGCGCATCGTCGCGCTGCTGGTGTTCTGCGCGGTGATCGGCATGTTCCTCGCCGTGCCCGGGGTGCCGCCGTGGCGGGTGCTGGTGTTCGGCACGCTGGGCATCTGGCTGGCGTCGTCCTCGGCGGCCGCGTTCAACCAGCTGATCGACCAGCGCATCGACAAGGTGATGGTGCGCACGGCGCACCGGCCGCTGGCCACCGGCCATCTCAATCCGCGCCAGGTGTTCGTGTTCGCGCTGGTGCTGGGCATCGCCTCGATGCTGGTGCTGGTGCTGTGGGTCAACACGTTGACCGCGGTGCTGACTTTCGCCGGCCTGATCGGCTACGCGGTGATCTACACCGCGTTCCTGAAGCGCGCCTCGCCGCAGAACATCGTGATCGGCGGCCTGGCCGGGGCGATCCCGCCGGTGCTGGGCTGGACCGCGGTTACCGGCGCGCTGCACCCGTACGCGCTGCAGCTGTGCCTGATCATCTTCGTGTGGACGCCGCCGCACTTCTGGGCGCTGGCGATCTTCCGCCGGGACGACTACTCGCGCGCGCAGGTGCCGATGCTGCCGGTGACCCACGGCGTGGTGTTCACCCGCTGGCACATCCTGTTCTACACCGTGCTGCTGGTGCTGGTGACCCTGCTGCCGGCGCTGACCGGGATGAGCGGGCTGGTCTACCTGGGTGGTGCCGCGGTGCTGGGCGGGGCGTTCCTCTATTACGCGGTGCGTCTGCTGAATCCGCCGGACGAGCTGTACGCGATGAGGGTGTTCAGCTACTCCATCGTCTACCTGATGGCGCTGTTCGCGTTCCTGCTGGTCGACCACTGGCTGCTGCCGCCGCTGATGCCTTCAGGCCCGTCGTCGGTATCGATCGGCTGAGAGGTTGTGATTTTTTCAACCTCTCAGGTCGGCCAGGGCGAGGGCATGGCGAGGGCATGGATGCCCGAGTTGAGGCAACGCAGGGAGCGGTTGCCCGATGCCCGAGTTGAGGCAACGCAGGAGCGGTTGCCCGATGGCCGGGCATGAAACAGTCACGCGAGTGACTGTTTCATGTGAGCGAGTCCGGGCGTGTACCGGACTCGCGACTGAAGAAAACCACGGGAAGTGGTTTTCTTCACAAGCGCTGAGCGGCGATCGTGCGAACTTTCGTCGTCGCGGGCATTGACAATGCGCTGCTGCAATACAACAATACGCGCGCCCTCCGGCGCGCTCGCGCTGGCTGGCTTCCTGTCCTGACTAACCAAGGCATATGGACGTTTACCCTAGTCGCAACGTCGACATCCGCTCGCATCGGGTGCCGGCATTGCATAACAAGCTGATGATCTGCGGCGACCGCCCGCGGTCGGCTGGCGCTTTCCTCGACTAGGGAAGACCGGCCCACCTCCCGCGGCGCCGTGGGCGCCGTAACGAGGAGATGGGCCATGAAGCTCCTTCGCGATTCCGCTCTGTTGCGCACACTGTGCCGGCTGCTGGTCGACCGTCGCAAGACCGTGCGCGCGCCCTACACCATCACCGTGCCCGCCCCGCTGGAACGTCCCGCCGGCGGCAGCGTGGTCGAGCTGCCGCGCCGTGCTGACGCCGGCGAGCGCGCCGCGTCGACGCAACAGGTCCGCTTGCCATCGTCCGGCCATCTCGCGCTGGTATCCAGTCGCTGATGGTCGCCCCGACCTCATGCAAGGGGTGGCCTCCGCCAGCGGCGGAGCCATCGCGGCCGCGTGCGCGGCCATGCGCAACCATGCCGGCGCGTCTGGCGGATTGATTCCGCGGACTCGCACCGGTGGCAGGCAACAGCGGGTTCACGGAAGCGGGTCATGATCAAGCAATCCATCCAGGGCGCCCTCCCGAAGGCGCCGGGCAAGAGCGCGCCGGCACCGGCGCACGTGGCGGCCGCGCAGGAGGCGTTCCGCGACAACCAGGCGCTGCTTGCCGCGCTGGACACCACGCCGGCCGGCCTCGACGAGGGGCAGATCGCCGCGCGGCTGGGGCGCGACGGCGTCAACGAGGTCTCGCACGAGAAGCCGCCGCACTGGTCGGTGCAGCTGCTGCGCGCGTTCAAGAACCCGTTCATCATCGTGCTGCTGGCGCTGGCCGGGGTGCAGCTGTTCACCGATTCCAGCGACCTCACCGGGCCGGCGATCATCGCGGTGATGGTGGGCATCAGCGTACTGCTGAGCTTCACCCAGGAGTTCCGCTCCTCGAAGGCGGCGGAGAAGCTGAAGGCGATGGTCCGCAACACCGTCACGGTGACGCGGCGTGCCTCCGACGGCCACAGCGAGCGCATCGAGGTGCCGGTAGGCGAACTGGTCGCCGGCGACATCGTGCACCTGGCCGCCGGCGACATGGTGCCCGCCGACCTGCGCCTGCTGCACGCGAAGGACCTGTTCATCAGCCAGGCGATCCTCACCGGCGAGTCGCTGCCGGTGGAGAAGGCGGCGCCGGACGCGCCTGGCGTGGCCGGGGCGGACCACGCCAGCCCGCTGGACCTGCCGACGATCTGCTACATGGGCACCAACGTGGTCAGCGGTACCGCCACCGCGGTGGTGGTGGCGACCGGCCCGCGCAGCTATCTCGGCTCGCTGGCGCACAGCATCGTGGGCCAGCGCGTGCAGACCAGCTTCGACCGCGGCGTGAACAGCGTCAGCTGGCTGCTGATCCGCTTCATGGCGGTGATGGTGCCGGTGGTGTTCCTGATCAACGGCTTCGACAAGCACGACTGGCTGCAGGCGTTCATGTTCGCACTGTCGGTGGCGGTCGGACTCACCCCGGAAATGCTGCCG
This genomic stretch from Rhodanobacter thiooxydans harbors:
- a CDS encoding COX15/CtaA family protein — translated: MSSRSLRWLRWLALFAAVFAFGLVMFGAFVRLSNAGLSCPDWPTCYGQVTWPQHAQAVAHADAAFPDRPYEAHKAWREQVHRFLAGTLGVLVLLLALLASWRRRDALLAVLAGAVFAAFGVGLYMRGEHLWSSLLAACAIALPLIAAIRLPRPGAWKICVLALAVIIFQAMLGMWTVTLLLKPIVVMGHLLGGMATFALLAYAALRFAGVAAAGDGLADLRRLVAVGIVLLLCQIALGGWTSANYAALACGYGPGSFPECLGQWAPPADFREGFVLWRGIGVNYEGGVLDMAARSAIQIAHRLGALVVFCYLGWLAVRTARHGLRALGLAIALALAAQVLLGISNVYFGLPLAVATAHNGIAALLLFTLLATLARTQRRHDASMFLSLGRA
- the cyoE gene encoding heme o synthase, which encodes MSVFHEYLQLTKPRIVALLVFCAVIGMFLAVPGVPPWRVLVFGTLGIWLASSSAAAFNQLIDQRIDKVMVRTAHRPLATGHLNPRQVFVFALVLGIASMLVLVLWVNTLTAVLTFAGLIGYAVIYTAFLKRASPQNIVIGGLAGAIPPVLGWTAVTGALHPYALQLCLIIFVWTPPHFWALAIFRRDDYSRAQVPMLPVTHGVVFTRWHILFYTVLLVLVTLLPALTGMSGLVYLGGAAVLGGAFLYYAVRLLNPPDELYAMRVFSYSIVYLMALFAFLLVDHWLLPPLMPSGPSSVSIG